In Stieleria varia, one genomic interval encodes:
- a CDS encoding cytochrome c3 family protein, with the protein MQRFLFPRWVNTFLLVAGAAIAGGGLFAVAMGGLVTDPVTLNIGYKPEQPVPFSHAIHAGQLKLDCRYCHNTVFEAAHAAVPPTATCINCHSPKNDAGQTALAAVHPVGSAPKLAPIHESWKTGKSVAWKRIHNLPEFVYFNHSAHVNSGVSCVSCHGRIDQMEVVHQDKPLSMAWCIGCHQNPNEHLRPKEFVTKLDWEPPADWDQEAFAKQVRAEQNIHPQRNCAVCHR; encoded by the coding sequence ATGCAACGTTTCCTGTTTCCACGCTGGGTTAACACTTTTTTGCTCGTCGCTGGTGCTGCGATCGCAGGCGGAGGCTTGTTCGCAGTTGCTATGGGAGGTCTGGTCACAGACCCCGTGACGCTCAACATCGGTTACAAACCCGAACAACCGGTCCCCTTTAGCCACGCCATTCACGCGGGGCAGTTAAAGCTGGACTGTAGATACTGTCACAACACGGTGTTTGAAGCCGCGCATGCCGCGGTTCCGCCGACGGCAACGTGTATCAATTGCCACAGCCCCAAGAATGATGCCGGCCAGACCGCGCTTGCTGCGGTTCACCCGGTTGGCTCGGCACCGAAGCTGGCACCGATCCACGAAAGTTGGAAGACGGGCAAGAGCGTTGCCTGGAAACGAATTCACAACTTGCCGGAGTTCGTTTATTTCAACCACTCCGCTCACGTGAACTCAGGCGTCAGTTGCGTTTCCTGTCACGGCCGTATCGATCAGATGGAAGTCGTCCATCAGGACAAGCCGTTATCGATGGCTTGGTGCATCGGCTGTCACCAAAATCCGAACGAGCATCTGCGTCCCAAGGAGTTTGTGACCAAGCTCGATTGGGAGCCGCCGGCGGATTGGGATCAAGAAGCATTTGCGAAGCAAGTTCGCGCAGAACAAAACATTCATCCGCAGCGCAACTGTGCGGTCTGTCACCGGTAA
- the folK gene encoding 2-amino-4-hydroxy-6-hydroxymethyldihydropteridine diphosphokinase, whose protein sequence is MKTDSHDRLPPINQCLVSFGSNLGDRHRLIADAAALLSQSAVVADSSLDANFRASRLFQTPPIGGPGGQEPFLNAVAAFDTRASAREVLLLLQHLETELGRQRKRRWDARSIDLDVVLHGQLVGGGTGLIVPHPRYTARQFVLQPACDVAAEFRDPRFGWTLQRLAEHLNAGVPSIALVGGDLETRAELCRLLQENHGMQTFAARPLPPPMAVVGNTPAAILREGNRSGNGEQPLHVDRPAVFDQDTASPKGPSQQGSNGDWFETGEPIISIGDQPWVSAYLPKLPSLQSQYTTLETVPRLVARMHRTTAETQWPAPHQMWPAGWRWPEYRLEIDDLVWAASELASAMQSMRCDVTPVTADGQWWC, encoded by the coding sequence ATGAAAACCGATTCGCACGACCGTTTGCCGCCCATCAACCAGTGTTTGGTCAGTTTCGGCAGCAATCTCGGAGACCGGCATCGGTTGATCGCTGACGCCGCTGCGTTGCTTTCCCAATCTGCGGTGGTCGCCGATTCGTCGCTAGACGCCAACTTTCGCGCCAGCCGGCTTTTCCAAACACCTCCGATCGGCGGTCCAGGGGGGCAAGAACCGTTTCTCAACGCCGTCGCAGCGTTTGATACCCGGGCATCAGCTCGTGAAGTCTTGCTGTTGCTGCAACATTTGGAAACCGAGCTGGGTCGGCAGCGAAAGCGGCGATGGGACGCGCGCTCGATCGATTTAGATGTGGTGCTGCACGGGCAATTGGTCGGCGGCGGGACCGGGCTTATCGTGCCCCATCCTCGATACACCGCGCGGCAGTTTGTTTTGCAGCCGGCGTGCGACGTCGCCGCCGAGTTTCGGGATCCGCGATTCGGCTGGACTTTGCAACGTTTGGCGGAGCACCTCAATGCCGGGGTGCCTTCGATCGCCCTGGTCGGGGGCGACCTGGAGACCCGTGCAGAGCTTTGCCGTTTACTGCAAGAAAACCACGGCATGCAGACCTTCGCTGCCCGCCCGTTGCCTCCTCCGATGGCGGTCGTCGGCAACACCCCGGCCGCCATCCTCCGCGAAGGGAACCGAAGTGGAAACGGCGAACAGCCGCTGCACGTAGACCGCCCCGCTGTTTTCGATCAAGACACCGCCTCCCCAAAGGGGCCGTCGCAACAAGGTTCCAACGGTGACTGGTTTGAAACCGGCGAGCCAATCATTTCCATCGGTGACCAGCCGTGGGTCTCTGCTTACCTGCCCAAGCTGCCCAGTTTGCAAAGTCAGTACACGACGCTGGAGACGGTGCCTCGATTAGTGGCCCGCATGCACCGCACGACCGCGGAGACGCAGTGGCCTGCGCCGCACCAAATGTGGCCTGCCGGGTGGCGTTGGCCCGAGTATCGTTTGGAGATCGACGACTTGGTTTGGGCCGCCAGCGAGCTTGCATCGGCGATGCAGTCGATGCGGTGCGATGTCACACCGGTGACCGCGGACGGCCAGTGGTGGTGCTGA
- a CDS encoding DUF1559 domain-containing protein translates to MRWILTAPLFLCVFLSFAFSGYRCDAQQMLSTRFLPSDALAMIEIKPAELMTMPETELYPREVAETWVDETLGVSLQQCERIRLVVAAPAMGPPMMAAVVVMKEPVSINDIAQHVMGEANERKVGNYECLDVGGGAVLYQHNPKVIVVSSEGYLPPVLRAAGGNDAGALGQIVSQTPDVGQVNVVVGIAVVRPIINGTVQMMQQMIPPQVQNLTEIPNLLESLKIQVDASAPKEGLRITLNTANENNASELAGILNDAMNLAQQIGLAQFAAEMQLEDEIGDATLEYAQRVSTMFKDLITPEQNGQDLVYKISGNNTVPYQVAMVAIMLPAVQSARVAAKTMGERNQMKQILLAMHNYHDAYGRLPAAIHRDADGKPLLSWRVHILPFIEEQALYEQFHLDEAWDSPHNIALLPQMPEVYRDITGETDAPTTVFHVPVGEGLMFSEMGDSRFRDVLDGLSNTIMLIRTTPEHAVEWTKPSDVEIHLEHPFTSLMFANGVASVGMGDGAVLEMREGIDTGDAKSMFTRAAAD, encoded by the coding sequence ATGCGATGGATTCTCACTGCCCCGTTGTTTCTCTGCGTGTTTCTCTCTTTCGCGTTTTCAGGGTACCGCTGTGATGCTCAGCAGATGCTGAGCACGCGGTTTTTGCCAAGCGACGCGTTGGCGATGATCGAGATCAAGCCGGCCGAACTGATGACGATGCCGGAAACGGAGCTGTATCCACGTGAAGTCGCAGAGACTTGGGTCGATGAGACCCTCGGCGTTTCGCTTCAGCAATGCGAACGAATCCGATTGGTCGTCGCCGCACCCGCGATGGGACCGCCAATGATGGCGGCCGTGGTGGTGATGAAGGAGCCTGTTTCGATTAACGACATCGCTCAGCATGTGATGGGTGAAGCCAATGAGAGAAAGGTCGGCAACTACGAATGTCTCGACGTCGGCGGCGGTGCGGTCTTGTACCAGCACAACCCCAAAGTGATCGTGGTTTCATCGGAAGGCTACCTGCCGCCCGTTTTGCGTGCGGCCGGCGGCAACGACGCTGGCGCACTCGGCCAGATCGTTTCACAAACGCCCGATGTCGGACAAGTCAACGTTGTTGTAGGCATCGCGGTCGTCCGTCCGATCATCAACGGCACGGTTCAAATGATGCAGCAGATGATTCCGCCGCAGGTGCAGAATCTGACCGAGATTCCCAACCTGCTGGAGTCGTTGAAAATCCAAGTGGACGCTTCGGCGCCAAAGGAAGGCTTGCGGATCACACTGAATACCGCCAACGAAAACAACGCCAGTGAGCTGGCCGGCATCTTGAACGACGCGATGAACTTGGCCCAGCAAATCGGCTTGGCTCAGTTCGCAGCGGAGATGCAATTGGAAGACGAAATCGGAGACGCGACGCTGGAGTATGCCCAGCGAGTCAGCACGATGTTCAAGGACTTGATCACGCCCGAGCAAAACGGACAGGACTTGGTCTATAAGATTTCAGGCAACAACACCGTTCCTTACCAAGTTGCGATGGTGGCGATCATGTTGCCCGCCGTTCAGTCGGCACGCGTTGCAGCCAAGACGATGGGCGAACGGAATCAGATGAAGCAGATCCTGTTGGCGATGCACAACTATCATGACGCCTATGGGAGACTGCCGGCAGCCATCCATCGCGACGCGGACGGCAAGCCGTTGCTCAGTTGGCGAGTTCACATCCTGCCGTTCATCGAAGAACAAGCGTTGTATGAGCAGTTTCACCTCGACGAAGCGTGGGACAGCCCGCACAACATCGCTTTGCTGCCACAGATGCCAGAGGTTTACCGAGACATCACCGGCGAAACAGACGCGCCAACGACCGTGTTTCATGTTCCGGTCGGCGAAGGACTGATGTTTTCAGAAATGGGAGACTCTCGCTTTCGCGATGTGCTGGACGGTCTGTCCAACACGATCATGTTGATCCGAACCACACCGGAACATGCGGTGGAGTGGACCAAGCCAAGTGACGTGGAAATCCATCTGGAACATCCCTTCACCAGCCTGATGTTCGCCAATGGTGTCGCCAGCGTCGGAATGGGCGACGGCGCGGTCCTGGAGATGAGAGAGGGGATCGATACGGGGGACGCCAAATCGATGTTCACCCGCGCTGCCGCAGACTGA
- the tkt gene encoding transketolase has product MSVASTDIQNVAVDTIRTLSMDAVQTANSGHPGTPMALAPIAYQLFNHAMNYDPAQPNWPGRDRFVLSCGHASMLLYSVLHLAGVKAVDKSGNVLDELSIKLDDIKRFRQIGSVCAGHPEYAEAAGIETTTGPLGAGVSNSVGMAMAQKWLAANYNTDEHNLFDYNIYALCSDGDLMEGIATEAASVAGHLKLDNLCWIYDDNNITIEGETELAFSEDIGKKFEGLGWNVLHLADANDLVGLAKAIDGFKACSDKPTIIVVKSIIGWGAPNKQNTHNAHGAPLGWDEVELAKKTYGFPPEEKFYIPDGVLEHFEQNVGANGAAAFAAWTETWNAYQTAFPEKAAELQSIFDRKLPAGWDKDIPVFEASEKGDATRNSSGKVLNAIAKNIPFMLGGSADLAPSNKSDLTFDGAGEYLPNQYGGRNMHFGIREHAMGGIVNGLSLAGLRAYGATFFVFTDYMRGAMRLASIMHQPVLYILTHDSIGVGEDGPTHQPVEHLTACRAIPGLNVFRPGDANEVAECYRTAMQITDHPAAFVLSRQNMSTLCRTKYAPASGCAQGGYILSDCEGTPDVILMGSGSELGLCVSAAETLTAAGKNVRVVSMPCMELFAQQSEAYRNQVLPPEVTNRVAVEAGIRMCWDRWIGSDGKFVGMSGFGASGPFDQVYEHFGINADAVVAAAS; this is encoded by the coding sequence ATGAGCGTAGCATCAACTGATATCCAAAATGTCGCCGTCGACACGATCCGCACCCTCAGCATGGATGCGGTTCAGACGGCAAACAGCGGTCACCCGGGCACGCCGATGGCACTGGCCCCGATCGCCTATCAGTTGTTCAATCACGCGATGAATTACGACCCGGCCCAGCCAAACTGGCCCGGCCGGGATCGTTTCGTCCTCTCCTGCGGCCACGCCTCGATGCTGCTCTACAGCGTCCTGCACTTGGCCGGCGTCAAAGCCGTCGACAAATCGGGCAACGTGCTCGATGAACTCTCGATCAAATTGGATGACATCAAGCGTTTCCGTCAGATCGGCAGCGTTTGTGCAGGGCACCCGGAGTACGCGGAAGCCGCCGGGATCGAAACCACGACCGGACCTTTGGGCGCCGGCGTCAGCAACAGTGTCGGTATGGCGATGGCCCAAAAATGGCTGGCCGCGAACTACAACACCGACGAACACAACCTGTTCGATTACAACATTTACGCGTTGTGCAGCGACGGCGACTTGATGGAAGGCATCGCGACGGAGGCCGCTTCGGTCGCAGGTCACCTGAAACTGGACAACCTTTGCTGGATCTACGACGACAACAACATCACCATCGAAGGTGAAACCGAACTGGCCTTTAGCGAGGACATCGGCAAGAAGTTCGAAGGTTTGGGCTGGAACGTGTTGCACCTTGCCGACGCCAATGACTTGGTTGGTTTGGCCAAAGCCATCGATGGCTTCAAGGCTTGCAGCGACAAGCCGACGATCATCGTTGTCAAAAGCATCATCGGCTGGGGAGCACCGAACAAGCAAAACACGCACAACGCGCACGGCGCGCCGCTTGGATGGGACGAAGTCGAATTGGCAAAGAAAACCTACGGGTTTCCGCCAGAAGAAAAGTTCTACATCCCCGATGGCGTCCTCGAACACTTTGAGCAAAACGTCGGCGCCAACGGTGCCGCAGCCTTCGCCGCTTGGACCGAAACCTGGAACGCGTATCAAACCGCGTTCCCAGAAAAAGCCGCCGAGCTGCAATCGATCTTTGACCGCAAATTGCCAGCCGGCTGGGACAAAGACATTCCGGTTTTCGAAGCCAGCGAGAAAGGCGACGCGACGCGAAACAGCAGCGGCAAAGTCCTCAATGCGATCGCAAAGAACATTCCATTCATGCTGGGCGGTTCAGCCGACCTTGCACCGAGCAACAAGTCCGACCTGACCTTTGACGGTGCTGGTGAGTACTTGCCGAATCAATACGGCGGCCGCAATATGCACTTCGGCATCCGCGAACACGCCATGGGCGGAATCGTCAACGGACTCAGCCTCGCCGGATTGCGTGCTTACGGTGCGACGTTCTTTGTCTTCACCGACTACATGCGTGGCGCCATGCGATTGGCATCGATCATGCATCAGCCCGTACTCTACATCTTGACGCACGACTCGATCGGGGTCGGCGAAGACGGACCGACGCACCAGCCGGTCGAGCACTTGACCGCCTGTCGCGCGATCCCAGGTTTGAACGTGTTCCGCCCCGGCGATGCGAACGAAGTCGCCGAGTGCTACCGCACGGCCATGCAGATCACCGACCACCCGGCGGCCTTCGTCCTGTCGCGTCAAAACATGTCGACGCTGTGCCGAACCAAGTACGCTCCGGCCTCGGGTTGCGCCCAAGGCGGTTATATCTTGTCGGATTGCGAAGGCACCCCGGACGTGATCCTGATGGGCAGCGGCAGCGAACTGGGACTTTGCGTCTCCGCCGCAGAAACCTTGACCGCCGCAGGCAAGAACGTTCGGGTCGTCAGTATGCCTTGCATGGAATTGTTTGCCCAACAGAGCGAAGCCTATCGCAACCAAGTCTTGCCACCGGAAGTCACCAACCGCGTGGCGGTCGAAGCAGGCATCCGGATGTGCTGGGACCGCTGGATCGGCAGTGACGGCAAGTTCGTCGGGATGAGCGGCTTCGGAGCCAGCGGCCCGTTCGACCAAGTCTACGAGCACTTCGGCATCAACGCCGACGCCGTCGTCGCCGCCGCGTCCTAA
- the surE gene encoding 5'/3'-nucleotidase SurE: MRILLTNDDGVFAPGLAALEQQLRHLGEVVVIAPATEQSGVSHSITYLTPLVCKSIHREGRHWAWAVEGSPADCVKLAITELLRDDPVDLVVSGINNGLNAGINVLYSGTVAAAIEGAFFGVTSVAVSLEYDPDADFQSAAVIARNVISGLIRQPSAAGGLFNLNVPTAATVTPNDLKIVPTGLAQYGRRYEKRQDPGGRNYYWALWEEPAEPPQENTDLTELRQGNVTLTPLQFDMTRHNVLDEMDRWGLKH; the protein is encoded by the coding sequence ATGCGAATCCTGTTGACCAACGACGACGGCGTCTTTGCCCCCGGCTTGGCCGCCCTGGAACAGCAACTGAGACACTTGGGCGAAGTCGTCGTGATCGCACCGGCGACGGAGCAGAGCGGGGTCAGCCACTCGATCACCTACCTGACTCCACTGGTTTGCAAATCGATCCACCGCGAAGGACGCCACTGGGCTTGGGCGGTGGAAGGCTCCCCGGCGGACTGCGTGAAGCTGGCGATCACGGAGTTGCTGCGGGATGATCCGGTCGATCTTGTCGTCAGCGGAATCAACAACGGCCTGAATGCGGGGATCAATGTGCTGTACAGCGGCACGGTGGCGGCCGCGATCGAAGGGGCGTTTTTTGGGGTGACCAGTGTCGCGGTGTCGCTGGAGTACGACCCGGATGCCGATTTTCAGTCGGCCGCCGTGATCGCTCGCAATGTGATCAGCGGCTTGATCCGCCAACCGTCGGCCGCCGGCGGGCTATTCAACTTGAATGTGCCGACTGCGGCGACGGTTACTCCCAACGACCTGAAAATCGTGCCGACCGGACTGGCTCAATACGGCCGCCGGTACGAGAAACGCCAGGACCCGGGCGGACGCAACTACTACTGGGCTCTCTGGGAGGAGCCCGCCGAGCCGCCCCAAGAAAACACCGACCTGACCGAGCTTCGTCAAGGCAACGTGACGCTCACACCGCTGCAATTCGACATGACACGCCACAACGTGCTCGATGAAATGGACCGCTGGGGGCTGAAGCATTGA
- the guaA gene encoding glutamine-hydrolyzing GMP synthase codes for MSGSATASESIIETDSLTDQRIVVLDFGSQYAQLIARRVREQNVYCQILRHDITAERLKEIAPKGIILSGGPSSVYEDGAPRCDPGLFQLGIPVLGICYGMQLTCMALGGKVENTPSREYGRADCQITDGSGLFADLPGSIEVWMSHGDQVSAISEQFEPMAKTSTCPYAAIRHRELPVFGMQFHPEVTHTPMGGQILQNFVIGVCGCQPNWQLSDFAELTIQQIRQHVGKRRVICGLSGGVDSSVVAALLYKAIGPQLTCILIDNGLLRKNEQALVIDEFTNHFKADLHVVNAEDRFLASLAGITEPQEKRRRIGHDFIECFKKEAEEIENAHFLAQGTLYPDVIESGADPDGPAATIKLHHNVGGLPDELGFELIEPLRDLFKDEVRRLGLELGLPEKLVWRHPFPGPGLAVRCLGEVTRDKLVVLRAADAIVIEEIEAAGLYRETSQTFAVLLPVQSVGVMGDARTYDNAIAVRSVNTNDFMTADWSRLPYDLLARISTRIINEVKGVNRVCYDISSKPPATIEWE; via the coding sequence ATGAGTGGTTCCGCAACCGCGAGTGAATCGATCATCGAAACCGACTCGTTGACGGACCAACGGATCGTCGTACTGGACTTCGGATCCCAGTACGCGCAGTTGATCGCCAGACGCGTTCGTGAACAGAACGTGTACTGTCAGATTCTGCGCCACGACATCACGGCGGAGCGATTGAAAGAGATCGCGCCCAAGGGCATCATCCTGTCGGGCGGCCCTTCGAGCGTTTACGAAGACGGCGCGCCGAGATGCGATCCCGGTCTGTTTCAACTGGGCATCCCCGTGCTGGGAATCTGCTACGGCATGCAGTTGACTTGCATGGCTCTGGGCGGCAAGGTCGAAAATACTCCCAGTCGTGAATACGGCCGCGCCGACTGCCAGATCACGGACGGCAGTGGTTTGTTTGCCGATTTGCCCGGTTCGATCGAAGTCTGGATGAGCCACGGAGACCAAGTGTCGGCGATTTCCGAGCAATTCGAGCCGATGGCCAAGACATCGACGTGTCCTTACGCGGCGATCCGTCACCGCGAACTGCCCGTGTTCGGTATGCAGTTTCACCCCGAAGTCACCCACACACCGATGGGCGGCCAAATCCTGCAAAATTTTGTGATCGGTGTTTGCGGTTGCCAGCCGAATTGGCAACTGAGCGACTTTGCCGAGCTGACGATTCAACAGATCCGCCAACACGTGGGCAAGCGACGCGTGATCTGCGGGCTCAGCGGCGGCGTGGACTCATCGGTGGTGGCCGCGTTGCTGTACAAGGCCATCGGCCCCCAGTTGACTTGCATCCTGATCGACAACGGACTGCTGCGAAAGAACGAACAAGCGTTGGTGATCGACGAGTTCACTAATCACTTCAAAGCAGATTTGCACGTCGTCAATGCAGAGGATCGATTCTTGGCATCGCTGGCGGGCATCACCGAGCCGCAAGAAAAACGCCGACGCATCGGACACGATTTCATCGAATGCTTTAAGAAGGAAGCCGAAGAGATCGAGAACGCACATTTCTTGGCCCAAGGCACGCTGTACCCCGACGTGATCGAGAGCGGCGCCGATCCGGACGGACCGGCCGCGACGATCAAGCTGCATCACAACGTCGGCGGATTGCCGGATGAACTGGGGTTTGAGTTGATCGAACCGCTGCGTGATTTGTTCAAAGACGAAGTCCGCCGGTTGGGCTTGGAGTTGGGATTGCCAGAAAAGTTGGTTTGGAGGCATCCCTTCCCCGGTCCCGGCTTGGCCGTGCGATGCTTGGGCGAAGTCACCCGTGACAAACTGGTGGTGCTACGTGCGGCCGACGCGATCGTGATCGAAGAAATCGAGGCGGCCGGACTTTATCGCGAAACCAGCCAGACCTTTGCCGTCCTGTTGCCCGTTCAAAGTGTGGGCGTGATGGGCGACGCCAGAACGTACGACAACGCGATCGCCGTTCGAAGTGTCAATACAAACGATTTCATGACGGCCGACTGGAGTCGCTTGCCGTACGACTTGCTTGCTCGAATCAGCACGCGAATCATCAATGAAGTCAAGGGAGTCAACCGGGTTTGCTATGACATCAGCAGCAAACCGCCGGCAACCATTGAGTGGGAATAA
- the ettA gene encoding energy-dependent translational throttle protein EttA, with protein MSRQYIYQVENLTKKHGQKTVLDDIWLAFYPGAKIGVLGPNGAGKSTLLRIMAGQDTEFDGTARLGKGFTVGYLEQEPPLNEEKNVFENVQEAVAERRAIVDRFNEISMLLGEVTDDKEMQKLCDEMARLQDTIDAFNLWELDRQVEMAMAIMNLPPGDADVTKLSGGERRRVALCKLLIRQPDLLLLDEPTNHLDAESVAWLEKHLDQYPGTVVAVTHDRYFLDNVAKWILEIDRGKGHPFEGNYTAWLEARQSRMQIEQRQQKARERTLARELEWIRMSPKARQAKSKARIKSYEDLASQRFEDRPDELEIQIPSSRHLGDLVIDAKNIRKAFGDKVLIDDFSFRLPAGGIVGIIGPNGAGKTTLFRMLTGQDTPDSGEFRVGDTVDLGYVDQSRDSLNADKTVFEEISGGTETIVLGGRNINARAYVSRFNFKGPDQEKKVGKLSGGERNRVHLAKLLRKGCNVLLLDEPTNDLDVDTLRALEEAIMNFAGCVVVTSHDRWFLDRLATHILAFEGDGKLTWCEGNFEIYERNLRERMGDDPDEFKSARYKSIHAG; from the coding sequence ATGTCCAGACAATATATCTATCAAGTCGAAAACCTAACGAAGAAGCACGGCCAAAAGACGGTCTTGGATGACATCTGGTTGGCCTTTTACCCCGGTGCCAAGATCGGTGTGCTCGGTCCCAACGGCGCGGGCAAGTCGACTCTGCTGCGCATCATGGCCGGTCAAGACACCGAGTTTGACGGCACAGCACGCTTGGGCAAAGGATTCACCGTCGGCTACCTGGAACAGGAACCGCCGTTGAACGAAGAAAAGAACGTTTTTGAGAACGTGCAAGAAGCCGTCGCCGAACGTCGAGCCATCGTGGACCGCTTCAACGAAATCAGCATGCTGTTGGGCGAAGTCACCGATGACAAGGAAATGCAAAAGCTGTGCGATGAGATGGCCAGGTTGCAAGACACCATCGACGCGTTCAACTTGTGGGAATTGGATCGCCAAGTCGAAATGGCTATGGCCATCATGAACTTGCCGCCCGGCGACGCCGACGTCACCAAACTTTCTGGTGGCGAACGCCGACGCGTGGCGCTTTGCAAACTGTTGATCCGTCAGCCCGACTTGCTGCTGCTGGACGAGCCGACCAACCACCTCGACGCCGAATCGGTGGCTTGGCTGGAAAAACACTTGGATCAGTACCCCGGCACCGTGGTCGCCGTGACCCACGACCGATATTTCCTGGACAACGTCGCGAAATGGATCTTGGAAATCGATCGCGGCAAGGGACACCCTTTCGAAGGCAACTACACGGCGTGGCTGGAGGCCCGTCAGTCGCGGATGCAAATCGAACAGCGTCAACAAAAGGCCCGTGAACGCACGTTGGCTCGTGAGCTGGAATGGATCCGGATGAGCCCCAAAGCACGTCAGGCCAAGAGCAAGGCACGGATCAAATCGTACGAAGATCTCGCGTCGCAACGGTTTGAGGATCGACCCGATGAGCTCGAAATCCAGATTCCATCGAGTCGCCACTTGGGCGACTTGGTGATCGATGCCAAGAACATCAGAAAAGCGTTTGGCGACAAAGTTCTGATCGATGATTTTTCGTTCCGATTGCCCGCCGGTGGCATCGTCGGAATCATCGGCCCCAACGGTGCCGGCAAGACGACGTTGTTCCGCATGTTGACCGGACAAGACACGCCGGACTCGGGTGAATTCCGCGTCGGTGACACCGTCGATCTGGGCTATGTCGATCAAAGCCGTGATTCACTTAACGCCGACAAGACGGTGTTCGAGGAGATCAGCGGCGGTACCGAAACGATCGTGCTGGGTGGACGCAATATCAATGCGCGTGCTTACGTCTCGCGATTCAATTTCAAAGGGCCGGATCAAGAAAAGAAGGTCGGCAAGCTCTCCGGTGGTGAACGGAACCGCGTTCACCTTGCCAAGCTGCTCCGCAAAGGCTGTAACGTCTTGCTCCTGGACGAACCCACCAACGACTTGGACGTGGACACGTTGCGAGCGTTGGAGGAAGCCATCATGAACTTCGCCGGTTGCGTCGTCGTGACTTCGCACGACCGCTGGTTCTTGGACCGGCTGGCAACCCACATCCTGGCGTTCGAAGGCGACGGCAAGCTAACGTGGTGCGAAGGCAACTTCGAGATCTACGAACGAAACCTTCGCGAACGCATGGGCGATGACCCAGACGAATTCAAGTCCGCTCGCTACAAGAGCATTCACGCAGGGTGA